The Pseudomonas aeruginosa genome includes the window CCACCGCTTGCGGAAAGCCCTGGCGCAACCCGTATACCGGCAGCAGGGTGAGGATCATCGCCTCGAAGGCAGCGAACAACACCACCGCCCAGGCGATCGCCGGCAGACCCCGGCAGAAGGCCCACAAACCGCGCCCGGAGGCACTGTGCGGATCGACCCTGGGCGCACCGCTGCGGCCCAGCAGCAGCAACGAGCCAGCAATCAGCAGGCAGACGCCGAACCAGAAGCCACGGTCGTCGGCGGTACCGATGAAGGTCAGCAGTACCGGCCCGGACAGTTGGCTGAGGGCGTAGCCGGTGCCGTACAGCGCGACCAGCCGGCCACGCCACTTCTCCACTGCCAACTGGTTGATCCAGCTTTCCCCGAGGATGAACACCACGGTGAGCTGCACGCCGATCAGCAGGCGCAGCAACAGCCATACCGGGTAGCTCTGCAGCAGCGCCAGCAGGCCGACGGAGGCTGCCCCGGTGAGCAGGCACAACTGCATCAGCCGCGGCGTGCCGACGCGCGCGGCGAGGCGCCCGGCGATCATCGCGCCGAGCAGCACGCCCACTGCCGGCGTGCTGGCCATCACGCCGATGGCGAAACTGCCGTAGCCCCAGCTCTCCAGGCGCAACGAGACCAGCGGCATGGTCAGGCCAAGGGCGAGGCCGATGCTGATGACTGCGGAACAGACGGCGAAATAGCTTCCCCAACGCATTGCGATTCTCCCGTTGGCACCCCGGAAGCCTTGCCGGGGCGAGCGGATATATCCGGCGCACGAAGCACAGCGGCCGGGCTTCCAGAAGGAAACCCGGCCGCGGGTGTGGCTCGAGAGAGCCGGCCCGGAAGGGCCGACCTAGGCGATCAGAGCTTGATCCAGGTCGCCTTCAGCTCGGTGTACTTGTCGAAGGCGTGCAGCGACTTGTCGCGACCGTTGCCCGACTGCTTGAAGCCGCCGAACGGAGCGGTCATGTCGCCGCCGTCGTACTGGTTGACCCAGACGCTGCCGGCGCGCAGGGCCTTGGCAGTCAGGTGCGCCTTGGACAGGTTGCTGGTCCAGACCGCCGCCGCCAGCCCATAGGGCGTGTCGTTGGCGATGCGCACGGCTTCCTCGGCATCCTCGAACTCGATCACCGAGAGCACCGGGCCGAAGATTTCCTCGCGGGCGATCTTCATCGCATTGGTCACGCCGTCGAAGATAGTCGGCTCGACGTAGGTGCCACCAGTTTCTTCCAGGGTCCGCTTGCCGCCGGCGACCAGCTTGGCGCCGTCGTTGTGACCGGCCTCGATGTAGGACAGCACGGTGTTCATCTGCTGGGTGTCCACCAGCGCGCCGACGTTGGTTTCCGGATCCAGCGGGTTGCCCGGTTTCCAGCCCTTGAGGGCCTCGATCACCAGGGGCAGGAACTTGTCCTTGATGGAGCGCTCCACCAGCAGGCGCGAACCGGCGGTGCAGACTTCGCCCTGGTTGAAGGCGATGGCGCCGGCAGCGGCTTCGGCGGCGGCCTTCAGGTCCGGGGCGTCGGCGAATACGATGTTCGGGCTCTTGCCGCCGGCCTCCAGCCAGACGCGCTTCATGTTCGACTCGCCGGCATAGACCATCAGTTGCTTGGCGATCTTGGTCGAACCGGTGAACACCAGGGTGTCGACATCCATGTGCAATGCCAGCGCCTTGCCTACCGTGTGGCCATAGCCCGGCAGCACGTTGAACACGCCTTTCGGAATGCCGGCCTCGACGGCCAGCTGGGCGATGCGGATGGCGGTCAGCGGCGACTTCTCGGAGGGCTTGAGGATCACCGAGTTGCCGGTGGCCAGGGCCGGACCGAGTTTCCAGCAGGACATCAGCAGCGGGAAGTTCCACGGCACGATGGCGGCGACCACGCCGACCGGCTCGCGGGTCACCAGGCCCAGCTCGGCATGGGGAGTGGCGGCGACTTCGTCATAGATCTTGTCGATCGCCTCGGCGCTCCAGCGCAGGCTGTTGGCGGCGCTGGCGACGTCGATGTGCAGCGAGTCGCTGATCGGCTTGCCCATGTCCAGGGTTTCCAGCAGGGCCAGCTCCTCGGCGTTCTCCAGCAGCAGATCGGCGAAGCGGATCATCGTCTGCTTGCGCTTGGCCGGCGCCAGGCGCGACCAGGCGCCGGAATCGAAGGCATTGCGGGCGACCTTGACCGCCTGCTCGGCATCGGCCAGGTCGCAACTGGCGACCTTGGCCAGGAAGCGGCCATCCACCGGGCTCAGGCAATCGAAGGTCTCGCCGGAGGCGGCGTTGCTGTATTCGCCGTTGACGAAGGCACGGCCTTCGATCTTCAGGTCTTTGGCGCGGGCTTCCCAGTCGGCGCGGGTCAGGGTGGTCATGACAACGTGTCCTCTTATTGGTGTTCTGGGCGCCTGGGAGACAGGCGCGCTGTCAGATTCTGCAAGGCGGGCGCGCAGCCCGTGGTGTCCGCCACCCTAAACCAGAGCAGCGTCTGTTTTCAATATATTTGACAGGGACCCCTCTAACTCCCTTGTCACGTTCATTATTTTAAACATAGACTCGCCCGGACTAGCGTCTTCATCCCTCGCGTGCAACCTGGGTGGCCCTATGACAATGAATAACGAGCCGCAGTCGAGCAGCCTCGACAACTTCTGGATGCCCTTCACCGCCAACCGCCAGTTCAAGGCGCGGCCGCGCCTGCTGGAAAGCGCCGAAGGCATCCACTATATCGCCCAGGGCGGGCGCCGCATCCTCGACGGCACCGCCGGCCTCTGGTGCTGCAATGCCGGCCACGGCCGGCGCGAGATCAGCGAAGCGGTGGCCCGGCAGATCGCCACCCTCGACTACGCCCCGCCGTTCCAGATGGGTCACCCGCTGCCGTTCGAACTCGCCGCGCGGCTGGCGGAAATCGCCCCGCCGAGCCTGAACAAAGTGTTCTTCACCAACTCCGGCTCGGAATCGGCGGACACCGCGCTGAAGATCGCCCTTGCCTACCAGCGCGCCATCGGCCAGGGCACCCGCACCCGCCTGATCGGCCGCGAACTGGGCTACCACGGGGTCGGCTTCGGCGGCCTGTCGGTAGGCGGTATGGTCAACAACCGCAAGGCCTTCTCCGCCAACCTGCTGCCGGGGGTCGACCACCTGCCGCACACCCTGGACGTCGCCCGCAACGCCTTCACCGTCGGCCTGCCCGAGCATGGCGTGGAAAAGGCCGAGGAGCTGGAACGCCTGGTGACCCTGCACGGCGCCGAGAATATCGCCGCGGTGATCGTCGAGCCGATGTCCGGCTCGGCCGGCGTGGTGCTGCCGCCCAAGGGCTACCTTCAGCGGCTGCGCGAGATAACCCGCAAGCATGGCATCCTGCTGATCTTCGACGAAGTGATCACCGGTTTCGGCCGCGTCGGCGAAGCCTTCGCCGCGCAGCGCTGGGGCGTCGTCCCGGACCTGCTGACCTGCGCCAAGGGGCTGACCAACGGCAGCATCCCGATGGGCGCCGTATTCGTCGACGAGAAGATCCATGCTGCCTTCATGCAAGGCCCGCAGGGCGCCATCGAGTTCTTCCACGGCTATACCTATTCCGGCCATCCGGTAGCCTGCGCCGCCGCCCTGGCGACCCTGGACATCTACCGTCGCGACGACCTGTTCCAGCGGGCCGTCGAACTGGAAGGCTACTGGCAGGACGCGCTGTTCAGCCTGCGCGACCTGCCCAACGTGGTCGACATCCGCGCCGTAGGCCTGGTCGGCGGCGTGCAACTGGCGCCGCACGCGGACGGCCCCGGCAAGCGCGGCTACGACGTCTTCGAGCGCTGCTTCTGGGAGCACGACCTGATGGTCCGGGTGACCGGCGACATCATCGCCATGTCGCCGCCGCTGATCATCGACAAGCCCCACATCGACCAGATCGTCGAGCGCCTGGCCCAGGCCATCCGCGCCAGCGTCTGATCCAGGCGGGCGGCTGGCGCCGCCCTGCCCCCCAACTGGCCAGAACCACAAGAACCGAGAGTCAGCATGAACATCGAACAGATCGTCGACTTCGCCCAGGCCAACAGCGCCCCGGAGCACTACAGCCCGGCGCCGGAGAAAATCCTCAAGGGCGACCCGAAACAGAGCGTGCGCAACCACTATGGCAGCCCCTGCGGGCAGTTCAACGCCGGTATCTGGGAAGGCGCCGTGGGCCAGTGGACGGTGAACTACACCGAACACGAGTACTGCGAGATCATCCAGGGCGTCTCGGTGCTGCGCGACCGGCACGGCAACGCCAAGACCGTGCGCGCCGGCGACCGCTTCGTGATCCCTGCCGGCTTCCAGGGCACCTGGGAAGTGCTCGAAGCCTGTCGCAAGGTGTATGTGATCTTCGAAGCCAAGGCCTGAGCCCCGGCTTCATTCAGAATGCTTGTTACCCTTGCCCGCCACCTGGCGGGCTTTTTTGTGCGCGGCCCGGGGTTCGTACGCCGGAAATGAAAAAGCCCGCCAGGGGCGGGCTTTCGCAAGGTGCCGGATCAATTACTTGATCTTGGCTTCCTTGTAGATCACGTGCTGACGAACAACCGGATCGTACTTCTTGATCTCGATCTTCTCAGGCTTGGTACGCTTGTTCTTGTCGGTGGTGTAGAAGTGGCCGGTACCGGCGCTGGACACCAGACGAATCAATTCACGCATGATTCAGCTCCTTAGAATTTTTCGCCGCGGGCACGCAGGTCAGCCAGGACGGCCTCGATGCCACGCTTGTCGATGATACGCATGCCCTTGGCGGAAACGCGCAGACGTACGAAGCGCTTCTCGGACTCGACCCAGAAACGGTGGTGCTGCAGGTTCGGCAGGAAACGGCGGCGGGTTTTGTTGTGTGCGTGGGAAATGTTATTCCCGGTAACCGGACCCTTACCGGTTACTTGACAGACTCTAGACATGCCTCAGCCCTCTATAACCTCATGCCCAACCCGGCATGGGTTGGCTGCTTTAACTCAAGTTCGATACTCAGTTTCACCGGGGTCTTACCCGCTGCATCCCGACGAAGGAGAGCGTGGCCCCAGAAAAGAGCGCAGCTTTATATCAGAAAGGCGCCCCGCGCCGCAAGGGTGAAGACCATGGCGCAGCCGCGGCCCGCCTCACTGCGGGCTTCGCACCGCGGCCGTTCGTCGCCTTGCCTCGTTGTCGCTGCCCGCCGCATGGTCTAGGGTAGCGATTCAAGGTCGCCAACGGCCTTGCATGACTGCGCCCAACCGCTGCGGATGGGCATGTTAACCGTTCGAATGGAGCCCGTCATGCGCCTCGCCGCTTTCTCCCTGTTCCTCGCCCCCCTGCTGCTCGCCCAGCCCGCCGCCGCTGCCGCCTTGAGCGTGTGCACCGAAGCCAGCCCCGAGGGCTTCGACGTGGTCCAGTACAACTCGCTGACCACCACCAACGCCTCGGCCGATGTGCTGATGAATCGCCTGGTCGAGTTCGACGCCGGCAAGGGGACGGTGGTGCCCTCGCTGGCCGAGCGCTGGTCGGTGTCCGACGACGGCCTGAGCTATCGCTTCGACCTGCGCCAGGGTGTGCACTTCCACAGCACCGCCTACTTCAAGCCGAGCCGTACGCTCGACGCCGACGACGTGGTGTTCAGCTTCCAGCGCATGCTCGATCCGGCCAATCCCTGGCACAAGGTGGCGCAGAACGGCTTCCCGCACGCCCAGTCGATGCAACTGCCGGAGCTGATCAAGCGGGTGGAGAAAAGCGGCGACCACCAGGTGCTGTTCGTTCTCGACCACCCCGACGCGACCTTCCTGCCGATGCTGAGCATGGGCTTCGCCTCCATCTATTCGGCGGAATACGCCGACCAGTTGATGAAGGCCGGAACCCCGGAAAAGCTCAACGCCGAGCCGATCGGCAGCGGCCCGTTCGTGTTCAAGCGCTTCCAGAAGGACGCGGTGGTGCGCTACGCCGCCAACCCCGAGTACTTCGCCGGCAAGCCGGCGGTCGACGCGCTGATCTTCGCCATCACCCCGGACGCCAACGTGCGCCTGCAGAAGTTGCGCCGCGGCGAATGCCAGATCGCCCTGTCGCCGAAGCCGCTGGACGTGGAGAGCGCGCGCAAGGACGCCAGCCTGAAGGTCGAGCAGACGCCGGCCTTCATGACCGCCTTCGTCGCCCTCAATACCCAGCATCCGCCGCTGGACGATCCCAAGGTGCGCCAGGCGATCAACCTGGCCTTCGACCGCACCAGCTACCTGCAGGCGGTATTCGAAGGCAGCGCCAGTGCCGCCACCGGCATCTATCCGCCGAACACCTGGAGCTATGCCAGGGATATTCCCGCCTACCCGCACGCCCCCGAACAGGCGCGCAAGCTGCTGGCCGGCAAGCAGCTTCCCGAGCTGAACATCTGGACCCGCCCGTCCGGCAGCCTGCTCAACCCCAACCCGAGCCTCGGCGCCCAACTGCTCCAGGCCGACCTGGCGGAGGCCGGGATCAAGGCCAACATCCGCGTCATCGAATGGGGCGAGTTGATCCGTCGCGCCAAGAACGGCGAACACGACCTGCTGTTCATGGGTTGGGCAGGCGACAACGGCGATCCGGACAACTTCCTCACTCCGCAATTCAGCTGCGCCAGCGTCAAGTCGGGGCTCAACTTCGCGCGCTATTGCGACCCCGGCCTGGACAAGCTGATTGCCGACGGCAAGGCCGCCAGCAGCCAGGAACAACGCACCGGTCTGTACCACCAGGCGCAGAAACTGATCCACGAACAGGCGCTCTGGCTGCCCCTGGCCCACCCGACCGCCTTCGCCCTTACCCGCCAGGAGGTGCAGGGCTACCAGGTCAATCCGTTCGGTCGCCAGGATTTCTCTCGGGTCGCCGTGAAACGCTGAAGGCCACGCCCGGGAGAACCCAGCGATGGATCTCGACCGTCTCTACCTGCCGCATTGGCAGTTCAGCGAACACCACCAGCGGCTGATCGACGCGCCGGCCGCAGCGGTACTCGACGCGGTGGAAGACCTGCTGCGCTTCGACGACCCGCTGGTGCGCGCCTTCCTCGTCCTGCGCGAAGCGCCGGGAAGGCTGGCCGGCCTGCTGGGCCGGCGCAACGACCTGGCCGGCCGCCCACGCTTCGGCCTGCATGAGTTCACCCGCCTGGAGCGCCGCGCCGACCAGGCCATCGCCTACGGCCTGGTCGGCCGCTTCTGGCGCGCCGACTTCGCCCTGGAACGCATCGCGGACGGCGAGCATTTCCGCTGCTACGACCAGCCCGGAGTGGCCAAGCTCGTGCTGTGTTTCCGTTGCACGCCCAGCGCCAGCGGTACCCTGCTGCACACGGAAACCCGGGTGTTCTGCCCTGATCGCGCCAGCCGCCTGCGCTTCACCCCCTACTGGTTGGCGATCCGCCCGGTCAGCGGGCTGATCCGCCGGCGCCTGCTGGCGGGCATCGAGCGGCGCCTGGGCTGAG containing:
- a CDS encoding MFS transporter, which produces MRWGSYFAVCSAVISIGLALGLTMPLVSLRLESWGYGSFAIGVMASTPAVGVLLGAMIAGRLAARVGTPRLMQLCLLTGAASVGLLALLQSYPVWLLLRLLIGVQLTVVFILGESWINQLAVEKWRGRLVALYGTGYALSQLSGPVLLTFIGTADDRGFWFGVCLLIAGSLLLLGRSGAPRVDPHSASGRGLWAFCRGLPAIAWAVVLFAAFEAMILTLLPVYGLRQGFPQAVALAMVSTVVVGDALLQLPIGWLADRVSRSGLFGGCGLVLLLSSLAIPLLLQTPLIWPLLVLFGASAGGLFTLALILIGERYRDDALVRANAHVAQLWGIGCLLGPLATGAASQWISGHALPLMMALGAAGFVVLVRLRGAIPADDEATGLEASE
- a CDS encoding aldehyde dehydrogenase; the encoded protein is MTTLTRADWEARAKDLKIEGRAFVNGEYSNAASGETFDCLSPVDGRFLAKVASCDLADAEQAVKVARNAFDSGAWSRLAPAKRKQTMIRFADLLLENAEELALLETLDMGKPISDSLHIDVASAANSLRWSAEAIDKIYDEVAATPHAELGLVTREPVGVVAAIVPWNFPLLMSCWKLGPALATGNSVILKPSEKSPLTAIRIAQLAVEAGIPKGVFNVLPGYGHTVGKALALHMDVDTLVFTGSTKIAKQLMVYAGESNMKRVWLEAGGKSPNIVFADAPDLKAAAEAAAGAIAFNQGEVCTAGSRLLVERSIKDKFLPLVIEALKGWKPGNPLDPETNVGALVDTQQMNTVLSYIEAGHNDGAKLVAGGKRTLEETGGTYVEPTIFDGVTNAMKIAREEIFGPVLSVIEFEDAEEAVRIANDTPYGLAAAVWTSNLSKAHLTAKALRAGSVWVNQYDGGDMTAPFGGFKQSGNGRDKSLHAFDKYTELKATWIKL
- the rpmG gene encoding 50S ribosomal protein L33, whose protein sequence is MRELIRLVSSAGTGHFYTTDKNKRTKPEKIEIKKYDPVVRQHVIYKEAKIK
- the rpmB gene encoding 50S ribosomal protein L28 produces the protein MSRVCQVTGKGPVTGNNISHAHNKTRRRFLPNLQHHRFWVESEKRFVRLRVSAKGMRIIDKRGIEAVLADLRARGEKF
- a CDS encoding aspartate aminotransferase family protein; this translates as MTMNNEPQSSSLDNFWMPFTANRQFKARPRLLESAEGIHYIAQGGRRILDGTAGLWCCNAGHGRREISEAVARQIATLDYAPPFQMGHPLPFELAARLAEIAPPSLNKVFFTNSGSESADTALKIALAYQRAIGQGTRTRLIGRELGYHGVGFGGLSVGGMVNNRKAFSANLLPGVDHLPHTLDVARNAFTVGLPEHGVEKAEELERLVTLHGAENIAAVIVEPMSGSAGVVLPPKGYLQRLREITRKHGILLIFDEVITGFGRVGEAFAAQRWGVVPDLLTCAKGLTNGSIPMGAVFVDEKIHAAFMQGPQGAIEFFHGYTYSGHPVACAAALATLDIYRRDDLFQRAVELEGYWQDALFSLRDLPNVVDIRAVGLVGGVQLAPHADGPGKRGYDVFERCFWEHDLMVRVTGDIIAMSPPLIIDKPHIDQIVERLAQAIRASV
- a CDS encoding cupin domain-containing protein — its product is MNIEQIVDFAQANSAPEHYSPAPEKILKGDPKQSVRNHYGSPCGQFNAGIWEGAVGQWTVNYTEHEYCEIIQGVSVLRDRHGNAKTVRAGDRFVIPAGFQGTWEVLEACRKVYVIFEAKA
- a CDS encoding ABC transporter substrate-binding protein, whose protein sequence is MRLAAFSLFLAPLLLAQPAAAAALSVCTEASPEGFDVVQYNSLTTTNASADVLMNRLVEFDAGKGTVVPSLAERWSVSDDGLSYRFDLRQGVHFHSTAYFKPSRTLDADDVVFSFQRMLDPANPWHKVAQNGFPHAQSMQLPELIKRVEKSGDHQVLFVLDHPDATFLPMLSMGFASIYSAEYADQLMKAGTPEKLNAEPIGSGPFVFKRFQKDAVVRYAANPEYFAGKPAVDALIFAITPDANVRLQKLRRGECQIALSPKPLDVESARKDASLKVEQTPAFMTAFVALNTQHPPLDDPKVRQAINLAFDRTSYLQAVFEGSASAATGIYPPNTWSYARDIPAYPHAPEQARKLLAGKQLPELNIWTRPSGSLLNPNPSLGAQLLQADLAEAGIKANIRVIEWGELIRRAKNGEHDLLFMGWAGDNGDPDNFLTPQFSCASVKSGLNFARYCDPGLDKLIADGKAASSQEQRTGLYHQAQKLIHEQALWLPLAHPTAFALTRQEVQGYQVNPFGRQDFSRVAVKR